In a genomic window of Bicyclus anynana chromosome 5, ilBicAnyn1.1, whole genome shotgun sequence:
- the LOC112043445 gene encoding ribonuclease P/MRP protein subunit POP5, which translates to MVRFKNRYVTIEILSPMIPDNKPLSLKSKIFHDTLVDKIQQLHGDFGVAAVKTGLMTKYCNENTRIAIIRSRHGPHRFVTSSLPFITKLGKLDVSLRTLHVGATLKHSFKFIQKHQRAYLDSMWATLKTDDERKALEAAVMDFTKADVKINIETLG; encoded by the exons ATGGTTCGTTTTAAAAACAG GTATGTAACTATTGAAATCTTGTCTCCAATGATTCCGGATAACAAACCACTGTCattaaagtcaaaaatattCCATGATACACTAGTAGATAAAATACAACAACTGCATGGTGATTTTGGTGTTGCAGCTGTTAAGACAGGACTTATGACAAAATATTGCAATGAAAACACAAGAATAGCAATCATCCGGTCAAGACATGGACCACATAGATTTGTGACAAGCAGTTTACCATTTATCACTAAACTTGGTAAACTAGATGTCAGTTTAAGAACACTTCATGTCGGGGCAACATTGAAGCATAGCTTTAAGTTCATACAAAAACATCAAAGAGCATATTTAGACTCCATGTGGGCAACTCTAAAGACTGATGATGAACGGAAAGCCTTAGAAGCAGCTGTAATGGATTTCACAAAAGcagatgttaaaataaatattgaaacgttaggttaa